The Silvibacterium dinghuense DNA window TGGCTGCGAAGTGCAGCGACGGAATCGAGGCAGCGCACCAGGCGCTGGCCTTCATTCCGGCCGATTACCACCACCGAGAGTGCAGGCAGCATCATTCCTATCTCCCGTCGAGACTCATCCAGATTTTGGGAAAACTTTCCCATTGCTTCCGGGCAATCTTTCCCGAATTCACTGCGCAGCGGCCTTCCTGCATCGTTACGCGACAGTGCTTCACGACTGCAACTCCGCTATCTCCGCCTGAGCAAGAGCTGCATCGCGGCGTGGCAGAATGCGAGCGGGAATACCGACGGCAATCGAGTTCGAAGGCACATCGCGAATCACCACCGCATTGGCGCCGATCGCCACATCGTCTCCGATGTGGATTGGCCCCAGGATCTTCGCGCCCGCGCCAATATCCACTCGGTTACCAATGACCGGCGCACCGCGCTGACCAGTATGGCGCAACCCGACAGTTACTCCGTTGCGGACAACGCAGTCATCTCCAAAGGTTGCATCGCCGCTGATGATGATGCCGCCGAAGTGATCGATCCGGAAGCGACGGCCAAGCGTCACCTCGCAAGGCAGTTCGATCCCCGCAAGCACCTCGACCAGCTTCTGCAGAAACTTATAAAGAAACGAGAACGAAGCACGAAGAATCCGCGGGCCAATGGTGTAACGCCAGCGGCCAAAGCGGTACACCGACATGGCCCAGAAGCCCTGCCGTGAAAACTTCCGCTCGTGCGTCTCCCAGTCTTCCCGCAGCAGTTCAAACACGCGCATCTCCGGACAGACTCTGCATCAGACAGTCTGCGGTACGGTCGTCTTATCTTTCTTCCCCACCAGTCCCAGCTTCTGCAACTTGTAGAGGAAGGCCTTGTAATCGAGATTGAGGCGCGCCGCCGCCTGGCGCCGATTCCAGTGCGTGTGCTCGAGAGCCTCAAGCAGCAGCTTGGCCTCGGCCTGGCGCGCAACCTCAGCCAGATCGGTGATCGATGCAATCGCAGGGGCCACCTGCGGCGCAGCAGCGGCAACCGGTTCGGCAGTCTCGACAGCAACCGGAAGCACTGGACGCGCCTTTGTGCGCGAGTGTTCGATCGCACGCTCCAGATCGCCGAAGATCATCTTCTCGCTCTGATAGACCAGCAGGCGGCGCATCAGGTTTTCCAACTCGCGTACATTGCCCGGCCAGTCATACTGCAGCATCAGCTCCTTGAACGGTTCACTCAACACCGGCTCAACCATGCCCGGCCGCATGTGGCGCTTGAGCAGCTTCTCGGCCAGAGGAATGATCTCGTCGCGGCGCTCGCGCAACGGCGGGATGATGATGTTCACCACATTCAGGCGGTAATAAAGGTCTTCGCGGA harbors:
- a CDS encoding serine O-acetyltransferase; its protein translation is MFELLREDWETHERKFSRQGFWAMSVYRFGRWRYTIGPRILRASFSFLYKFLQKLVEVLAGIELPCEVTLGRRFRIDHFGGIIISGDATFGDDCVVRNGVTVGLRHTGQRGAPVIGNRVDIGAGAKILGPIHIGDDVAIGANAVVIRDVPSNSIAVGIPARILPRRDAALAQAEIAELQS